The region CGTGGTGCTCCGGCAGGCGCCGGACGGCAGCATCTACCAGCTGACGTACTCGCCGGGGCAGCTCGTGCGCATCAGCGGAGCGCCGAGTGCGGTCAGTTCGCCGGCCGTAGATGTGTGATGTCGCCGGCTGACACTATGACCGTCGTGCCCGCGTCGTCGATCAGCAGGCGACCGGCGTCGTCGATACCCGTTGCAGTGCCGGTAATTTCGGAGTCGCCGGGCAGGTGTGCGCGCACCCGCGTACCGATCGTGGTGCTCACCGCCCGATAGTCCGCCGCCAGCGACTGGTCGGCGCCGCGAGCCGCGCGCCACCGGCCCAGCCGATCACTCAGGGCGTGCAGCAGCGCGGCCGTCACCGTGGTGCGGTCGGCGTCGGCTCCGAGCATGGTCAGCGACACGGCGTCGGGGTCGGGCAGTTCGTCGGGGGCGAGGCTGACGTTGAGCCCGAGGCCGACGACGATCACCGGCGCGGCCACCTCGGCGAGGATGCCCGCGAGCTTGCCGGTGCCGACGAGGACGTCGTTGGGCCACTTGAGCCCGGCGTCGACGCCCAGGTCGCGCACCGTGTGCACCACCGCCAGGCCGGTCAGCAGCGGCAGCCAGCCC is a window of Mycolicibacterium chubuense NBB4 DNA encoding:
- a CDS encoding biotin--[acetyl-CoA-carboxylase] ligase, which encodes MNRPALDVDLLRAAIADTEWRRLDVVEETGSTNADLIARAGRGDDIAGAVLLAEHQTAGRGRHGRSWSAPQRSQISMSVGIDTTGVSPDGWGWLPLLTGLAVVHTVRDLGVDAGLKWPNDVLVGTGKLAGILAEVAAPVIVVGLGLNVSLAPDELPDPDAVSLTMLGADADRTTVTAALLHALSDRLGRWRAARGADQSLAADYRAVSTTIGTRVRAHLPGDSEITGTATGIDDAGRLLIDDAGTTVIVSAGDITHLRPAN